A genomic stretch from Oreochromis niloticus isolate F11D_XX linkage group LG11, O_niloticus_UMD_NMBU, whole genome shotgun sequence includes:
- the fabp4b gene encoding fatty acid binding protein 4b: MVEQFVGTWTLVNSDKFDDYMKAVGVNFATRQMGILAKPNVVIDVGDDGFITLKSVTTFKTTEFKFKLNEECDEDTPDGRATKTTMTIEDGKLVQKQAWDGKTTRIEREIQDGKLIAKCYMDDVVAVRTYEKAA, from the exons ATGGTTGAGCAGTTTGTTGGAACCTGGACTCTTGTTAACAGCGACAAGTTTGATGACTACATGAAAGCAGTCG GCGTAAATTTCGCCACTCGGCAAATGGGAATCCTTGCAAAGCCTAACGTGGTGATCGACGTGGGTGATGATGGGTTTATTACACTAAAGTCTGTGACTACATTCAAGACCACGGAGTTCAAGTTCAAGCTGAATGAGGAATGCGATGAGGACACTCCTGACGGCAGAGCCACCAAG ACCACCATGACAATTGAGGATGGCAAACTCGTGCAAAAACAGGCTTGGGATGGGAAGACGACAAGAATTGAACGAGAAATTCAAGATGGAAAACTAATAGCT AAATGTTACATGGATGATGTTGTTGCAGTGAGGACCTATGAGAAAGCGGCTTAA
- the fam8a1b gene encoding protein FAM8A1 isoform X1, translating into MTLRDATPSNMADKENRSMDVDKRKNKPYGSLVKPLADEVTQRKDNRGSTEGEKDAEESRATTQYCEKLQAWMWQYYSGYVNWQSWLAASAMSYPYCLQPPNGTSTVLDINSQHWHNNPFGLPLSPYPPAAGSSSGRAGEAIVGAAVPAQPQQQARENGNAPRPGREYSIPSPLQRLMAEMVDFFILFFIKATIIISIMHLSGIKDVSKFAMHFIVEEIDEDTSMEELQKMMLVALVYRILVCFYEIICIWGAGGATPGKFLIGLRVVTCDSSVLVQPNRVLVVPATNVSLSASTVRALNKNFSIAFFFPAFITLLFFQHNRTVYDMVAGTIVVKRSRAR; encoded by the exons ATGACGTTGCGTGACGCAACGCCATCAAACATGGctgacaaagaaaacagaagtatGGATGTCGATAAGAGAAAGAATAAACCTTATGGTAGTCTAGTCAAGCCGTTAGCTGACGAAGTTACCCAAAGAAAAGACAACCGGGGCAGCACTGAAGGCGAGAAGGACGCCGAAGAAAGCCGTGCCACGACACAATACTGCGAGAAACTACAGGCATGGATGTGGCAGTACTACAGTGGGTATGTGAACTGGCAAAGCTGGCTAGCAGCGTCAGCCATGTCCTACCCTTACTGTTTACAGCCACCTAACGGGACTTCGACCGTTCTTGATATCAACTCCCAGCACTGGCATAACAATCCGTTTGGTCTTCCGTTGTCTCCTTACCCACCCGCGGCTGGCTCCTCGAGCGGCCGTGCAGGCGAAGCCATCGTCGGGGCAGCAGTACCCGCACAGCCGCAGCAGCAGGCGAGGGAGAATGGAAATGCACCGAGACCAG GCCGAGAGTACAGTAttccctctcctctccaaagACTAATGGCTGAGATGGTGGATTTCTTCATATTGTTTTTCATCAAAGCAACTATAATCATCAGTATTATGCACCTTAGTGGAATCAA AGATGTTTCCAAGTTTGCCATGCATTTTATAGTGGAGGAAATCGATGAAGACACATCGATGGAGGAGCTGCAGAAAATGATGCTTGTTGCTCTTGTGTATCGgatattagtttgtttttatgag ATCATATGCATTTGGGGAGCAGGAGGAGCCACTCCTGGAAAGTTTCTCATTGGACTCAGAGTCGTGACATGTGACTCTTCGGTTCTGGTTCAGCCTAACAGGGTTCTTGTCGTGCCAGCAACTAATGTCTCTCTTTCGGC ATCGACTGTTCGAGCCCTGAATAAGAACTTTTCCATTGCCTTCTTCTTCCCAGCCTTCATCACGCTTCTGTTCTTCCAGCACAACAGGACTGTGTATGATATGGTAGCTGGTACAATTGTTGTCAAGCGATCCAGGGCCAGATGA
- the fam8a1b gene encoding protein FAM8A1 isoform X2, translated as MDVAVLQWHWHNNPFGLPLSPYPPAAGSSSGRAGEAIVGAAVPAQPQQQARENGNAPRPGREYSIPSPLQRLMAEMVDFFILFFIKATIIISIMHLSGIKDVSKFAMHFIVEEIDEDTSMEELQKMMLVALVYRILVCFYEIICIWGAGGATPGKFLIGLRVVTCDSSVLVQPNRVLVVPATNVSLSASTVRALNKNFSIAFFFPAFITLLFFQHNRTVYDMVAGTIVVKRSRAR; from the exons ATGGATGTGGCAGTACTACAGTGG CACTGGCATAACAATCCGTTTGGTCTTCCGTTGTCTCCTTACCCACCCGCGGCTGGCTCCTCGAGCGGCCGTGCAGGCGAAGCCATCGTCGGGGCAGCAGTACCCGCACAGCCGCAGCAGCAGGCGAGGGAGAATGGAAATGCACCGAGACCAG GCCGAGAGTACAGTAttccctctcctctccaaagACTAATGGCTGAGATGGTGGATTTCTTCATATTGTTTTTCATCAAAGCAACTATAATCATCAGTATTATGCACCTTAGTGGAATCAA AGATGTTTCCAAGTTTGCCATGCATTTTATAGTGGAGGAAATCGATGAAGACACATCGATGGAGGAGCTGCAGAAAATGATGCTTGTTGCTCTTGTGTATCGgatattagtttgtttttatgag ATCATATGCATTTGGGGAGCAGGAGGAGCCACTCCTGGAAAGTTTCTCATTGGACTCAGAGTCGTGACATGTGACTCTTCGGTTCTGGTTCAGCCTAACAGGGTTCTTGTCGTGCCAGCAACTAATGTCTCTCTTTCGGC ATCGACTGTTCGAGCCCTGAATAAGAACTTTTCCATTGCCTTCTTCTTCCCAGCCTTCATCACGCTTCTGTTCTTCCAGCACAACAGGACTGTGTATGATATGGTAGCTGGTACAATTGTTGTCAAGCGATCCAGGGCCAGATGA